One window of Hujiaoplasma nucleasis genomic DNA carries:
- a CDS encoding GNAT family N-acetyltransferase, with protein sequence MRSLETKRLILRKFNTTDVKAVYDYAKLDTVGPMAGWKPHKNKKETRAVIDNFIKKDDVYALVFKDTRKVIGSIGVHLTELGSLGEVYELGYVLHPKFHRMGLMTEAIDIILYEVFFERNIDCLYVGHFYENLASQKLIEKIGFEWIEDILYQSRDYGEKKAKIYQLTKLNFVLMKGEK encoded by the coding sequence ATGAGATCTTTAGAGACAAAGAGACTAATTCTAAGAAAATTTAATACAACTGATGTAAAGGCTGTATATGATTATGCTAAGTTAGATACAGTTGGGCCAATGGCTGGTTGGAAACCCCATAAAAACAAAAAAGAAACAAGAGCAGTGATTGATAATTTTATCAAAAAAGATGATGTTTATGCGCTTGTCTTTAAAGATACAAGGAAAGTAATTGGTTCTATAGGGGTTCACTTAACCGAACTTGGATCTTTAGGTGAAGTCTATGAACTTGGTTATGTATTACACCCTAAGTTTCATCGAATGGGTTTAATGACGGAAGCTATTGATATAATTTTATATGAAGTATTTTTTGAAAGGAACATAGATTGTCTTTATGTAGGACATTTTTATGAAAATTTAGCTTCTCAAAAACTTATTGAAAAAATAGGTTTTGAGTGGATTGAAGATATTCTTTATCAATCTAGAGACTATGGAGAAAAGAAAGCAAAAATTTACCAACTAACAAAATTAAATTTTGTACTAATGAAAGGGGAAAAATAA
- the thiI gene encoding tRNA uracil 4-sulfurtransferase ThiI: protein MYDYIMIKYGDLILKGKNQHIFRRNINNQIAHKLHGFEVDIIFQHDLVFIKLNEESPDEIIDKLNYISGLSSYSKVKHCDFDLDLIAQKAVEMIKEEIHKETTFKIETKRADKRIPLTSLEITNQLSKLILRQVQILKVDVHHPEKTLNIEVRNDGTYIYLDKIPGLGGFPTSIGGKALVMLSGGIDSPVAGYLAMNTGLEIECIHFESTPLTPIESVQKVIDLTYKLAKYANGSKINLHLVPFRDLHELLLKDCEEPYLITVMRRMMYRIAEKVAKKNHIPVIISGDSIGQVASQTIESLIAVQEPISTLIIRPLSTYDKADIIKVARKIKTLDISNKAFSDCCTVYVPKNPVIKPSIQKAKMIEENLDYELLLKKAVKDSKSVMIKDREKFNITDLGFTVEEAFNEIFRDKETNSKKI, encoded by the coding sequence ATGTACGATTACATTATGATTAAATATGGGGATTTAATCCTTAAAGGAAAAAATCAACATATATTTAGAAGGAACATTAATAACCAAATTGCCCATAAACTTCATGGCTTTGAAGTTGATATTATTTTCCAACATGATTTGGTTTTTATAAAATTAAATGAAGAATCTCCAGATGAAATCATTGATAAACTTAATTATATTTCAGGTTTATCTTCTTATAGTAAAGTCAAACATTGTGATTTTGATTTAGATTTGATTGCTCAAAAAGCTGTGGAAATGATAAAGGAAGAAATTCACAAAGAAACCACTTTTAAAATTGAAACAAAAAGAGCCGATAAAAGAATTCCTTTAACTTCTTTAGAAATTACTAATCAATTATCTAAATTGATTTTAAGACAAGTTCAAATATTAAAAGTCGATGTTCACCATCCAGAGAAAACATTAAACATAGAAGTCAGGAATGATGGTACTTATATATATTTAGATAAAATTCCTGGTTTAGGGGGTTTTCCTACCAGTATTGGAGGAAAGGCCTTGGTCATGTTAAGTGGCGGTATTGATTCGCCAGTGGCTGGATATTTAGCGATGAATACAGGTTTAGAAATAGAGTGTATTCACTTTGAATCAACACCCTTAACGCCGATTGAATCGGTTCAAAAAGTCATTGATTTAACTTATAAATTAGCTAAATACGCAAATGGATCCAAAATCAATTTACATTTAGTGCCTTTTAGAGACTTACATGAACTTCTTTTAAAGGATTGTGAAGAACCGTATTTGATAACTGTAATGAGAAGGATGATGTATCGAATTGCTGAAAAAGTAGCTAAAAAGAATCATATACCCGTCATTATTTCTGGTGATTCTATTGGTCAAGTCGCTTCTCAAACCATAGAAAGTTTAATTGCAGTTCAAGAACCTATCTCGACTTTAATTATTAGACCTTTATCAACTTATGATAAGGCCGATATCATCAAAGTAGCTAGGAAAATTAAGACCTTAGATATATCTAATAAAGCATTTTCTGATTGTTGTACGGTTTATGTGCCAAAGAATCCTGTCATAAAACCATCCATTCAAAAAGCTAAAATGATAGAAGAGAATTTAGATTACGAACTTTTATTAAAGAAAGCAGTTAAAGATTCAAAATCAGTCATGATTAAAGACAGAGAGAAATTTAATATTACTGATTTAGGTTTTACTGTAGAGGAAGCCTTCAATGAGATCTTTAGAGACAAAGAGACTAATTCTAAGAAAATTTAA
- a CDS encoding GAF domain-containing protein has product MAQISVNEYLGLYLDKNYQTLTNQANFVAIIKEMVPNLNWVGFYLYDGKELYLGPFQGKAAVQTIPMGEGVCGTSAEKRQTLVVDDVHAFAGHIACDDASNSEIVIPIIKNNNLIGVLDIDSPIKNRFDQETVKILEKAVDFLFDFL; this is encoded by the coding sequence ATGGCTCAAATATCAGTCAATGAGTATTTAGGATTATATTTAGACAAAAATTATCAAACATTAACCAATCAAGCGAATTTTGTGGCCATCATTAAAGAGATGGTTCCTAATTTAAATTGGGTGGGTTTTTACCTATATGATGGTAAGGAGTTATACCTAGGTCCCTTCCAAGGAAAAGCAGCTGTTCAAACCATCCCTATGGGGGAAGGTGTCTGTGGAACATCAGCTGAAAAGAGACAAACTTTAGTGGTTGATGATGTTCATGCTTTTGCTGGTCATATTGCTTGTGATGATGCATCTAATTCAGAAATTGTCATCCCAATCATCAAAAATAACAACTTAATTGGGGTCTTAGATATTGACTCTCCAATTAAGAATAGGTTTGACCAAGAAACCGTTAAAATACTAGAAAAAGCAGTCGATTTTTTATTTGACTTTTTATAG
- the rpsD gene encoding 30S ribosomal protein S4 encodes MSRFTGSTWKKSRRLEYSISETGKELNKRPYAPGQHGQKRRRKLSEYGLQLQEKQRVRFTYGVNEKQFRKTFNEAKKMQGKQGENFLFLLESRLDNLVYRAGFARTRQQARQLVNHGHILLDGIKATIPSMRVKPGQKISLKEKSKDLAIIKEALEAQASRQEYIDFNDETNVATYTRLPERNEILPEIHENLIVELYNK; translated from the coding sequence ATGTCAAGATTTACAGGTTCAACATGGAAAAAAAGTCGCCGTTTAGAATACTCAATTTCTGAAACAGGAAAAGAGTTAAATAAACGCCCATATGCACCAGGACAACACGGTCAAAAAAGACGTCGTAAATTATCTGAGTATGGTTTACAGTTACAAGAAAAACAACGTGTTCGTTTCACTTATGGTGTCAATGAAAAACAATTCCGTAAAACATTTAATGAAGCTAAGAAAATGCAAGGTAAACAAGGTGAAAACTTCTTATTCTTATTAGAATCAAGATTAGATAACTTAGTTTATAGAGCTGGGTTCGCAAGAACTCGTCAACAAGCAAGACAACTTGTTAACCATGGTCATATTTTATTAGATGGTATTAAAGCAACGATTCCATCAATGAGAGTTAAACCAGGTCAAAAAATTTCTTTAAAAGAAAAATCAAAAGACTTAGCTATTATTAAAGAAGCTTTGGAAGCTCAAGCATCAAGACAAGAGTATATTGATTTCAATGACGAAACCAATGTAGCTACTTACACACGCTTACCAGAACGTAATGAAATTCTACCTGAAATTCATGAGAATTTAATCGTAGAGTTATACAACAAATAA
- a CDS encoding DsrE/DsrF/DrsH-like family protein, protein MKNKTIIIGGVAGGASTATRLRRLDETREIIMLERGEYISFANCGLPYYIGGVIESRDALIVETVEDMQARFNIDVRIFSEVTSINREEKTITIRNIKSNEIYKESYDQLVISTGAFPVKPPIPGINEAKHLYTLRNIADMDIIKNYINQEKPKHASVIGGGFIGIEMAENLHHLGMEVSIVEMANQVMGPIDIEMAEIIHQHIRNKGVDLILSDGVKSFNNEGKEIELTSGKKIQTDLIIFSIGVRPENLLAKEAGIELGKFGGISVNEYLQTSDPNIYAIGDVIEVNDFVTKDITMIPLAGPANKQGRIVADNLCGIESVYTGSMGTSVAKVFDYTVGSTGNNEKTLIKKKLKYKTIHIHPGSHAGYYPGSTTIAMKLLFDPETEKIYGGQAVGMDGVDKRIDVIATAIRANLKVTELKDLELSYAPPFSSAKDPVNMLGFVAENIINHLVKVIEWNDVNELIKSKSFILDVRDEIEYQLGSIPSAVNIPLPQLRNRLNELPLDQKIYIYCQTGIRAYNAYRILSQKGFDVYNLDGAFRTYQCVFNPGETSSCQETDDSGVMIIDQPQIDLNDIKSDLQVNAIGLQCPGPIVKAFKSLESLKDGQILEISASDPGFEKDVVTWAKKGGHQLLTVNKENKSMTAFIRKGTHHIPSSPAAAKDGSTIVVFSQDLDKALAAFIIAQGAKAMGKDVSLFFTFWGLNILRKAKKQKVKKAFLEKMFGKMMPRGSKKLPISKMNMAGMGPLMMKHIMKKKNVDSLELMIEKAKELDIKLTACAMSMDILGIKKEELIDGIEIAGVATYLGDTADSNHNLFI, encoded by the coding sequence ATGAAAAACAAGACTATTATTATTGGCGGTGTAGCCGGTGGAGCTTCTACTGCTACAAGATTAAGAAGACTTGATGAAACAAGAGAAATTATCATGTTAGAAAGAGGCGAATATATTTCATTCGCAAACTGTGGATTACCCTATTATATAGGTGGGGTTATTGAATCTAGAGACGCTTTAATTGTTGAAACAGTTGAAGATATGCAAGCAAGATTCAATATTGATGTTAGAATTTTTTCTGAAGTAACATCAATTAATCGTGAAGAGAAAACCATTACTATTAGAAATATTAAAAGTAATGAAATTTACAAAGAATCATATGATCAATTGGTCATATCAACAGGCGCATTTCCTGTTAAACCACCTATTCCAGGTATTAATGAAGCTAAACACCTATATACCTTAAGAAATATAGCTGATATGGATATCATTAAAAACTATATCAACCAAGAAAAACCAAAACACGCCAGTGTTATTGGTGGTGGTTTTATTGGTATAGAAATGGCTGAAAATTTACATCATTTAGGAATGGAAGTTTCAATTGTAGAAATGGCAAACCAAGTTATGGGTCCAATTGATATTGAAATGGCTGAGATTATCCACCAACATATTAGAAATAAAGGTGTTGATTTAATCTTATCTGATGGTGTTAAATCTTTTAATAATGAAGGTAAAGAAATCGAACTGACTTCTGGCAAGAAAATCCAAACAGATTTAATTATTTTCTCAATTGGCGTTAGACCAGAAAATCTGCTAGCCAAAGAAGCTGGGATTGAATTGGGTAAATTTGGCGGGATTTCTGTCAATGAATATTTACAAACATCAGATCCTAATATATATGCTATTGGTGATGTTATTGAAGTCAATGATTTTGTTACTAAAGATATAACCATGATTCCTCTAGCAGGGCCAGCTAATAAACAAGGAAGAATCGTCGCAGATAACTTATGCGGCATTGAATCTGTATACACAGGTTCTATGGGAACTTCAGTAGCTAAGGTCTTTGATTATACCGTTGGTTCAACTGGTAATAATGAAAAAACATTAATTAAAAAGAAATTGAAATATAAAACCATTCATATCCACCCAGGATCTCATGCGGGCTATTATCCAGGTTCTACAACCATAGCTATGAAACTCTTATTTGATCCTGAAACTGAAAAAATTTATGGTGGCCAAGCTGTAGGTATGGATGGGGTAGACAAACGTATTGATGTTATAGCAACCGCTATCCGTGCTAACCTAAAAGTCACTGAACTAAAGGATTTAGAATTATCATATGCACCACCATTTTCTTCAGCCAAAGACCCAGTGAATATGCTTGGATTTGTTGCAGAAAATATCATCAACCATTTGGTTAAAGTCATCGAATGGAATGATGTCAATGAACTCATTAAATCTAAATCATTTATCTTAGATGTTAGAGATGAAATTGAATATCAATTAGGATCAATTCCAAGTGCTGTCAATATTCCCTTACCACAACTAAGAAATAGATTAAATGAACTTCCTCTAGATCAAAAAATATACATCTATTGTCAAACTGGTATCCGTGCGTATAACGCATATAGGATATTAAGTCAAAAAGGTTTCGATGTTTACAACTTAGATGGAGCCTTTAGAACCTATCAATGCGTCTTTAACCCAGGCGAGACTTCTTCTTGCCAAGAAACAGATGATTCAGGTGTTATGATTATTGATCAACCTCAAATCGATCTAAATGATATTAAATCAGACTTACAAGTAAACGCCATTGGTTTACAATGTCCAGGACCAATTGTAAAAGCATTCAAAAGTCTTGAAAGCCTTAAAGATGGGCAAATACTAGAAATATCAGCAAGTGATCCAGGTTTTGAAAAAGATGTTGTAACATGGGCTAAAAAAGGTGGACATCAACTATTAACTGTTAATAAAGAAAATAAAAGCATGACTGCTTTTATTCGTAAAGGAACCCATCATATTCCATCTTCTCCTGCAGCCGCAAAAGATGGATCTACCATTGTTGTCTTCTCTCAAGATTTAGATAAGGCATTAGCTGCTTTCATTATCGCTCAAGGTGCTAAGGCCATGGGTAAAGATGTATCACTATTCTTCACATTCTGGGGATTAAATATCTTAAGGAAAGCTAAAAAACAAAAAGTTAAAAAAGCATTCTTAGAAAAAATGTTTGGCAAAATGATGCCAAGAGGTAGCAAAAAATTACCTATTTCTAAAATGAATATGGCTGGAATGGGTCCTCTTATGATGAAACATATTATGAAAAAGAAAAATGTTGATTCATTAGAACTCATGATAGAAAAAGCAAAAGAGTTAGATATCAAGCTTACTGCTTGTGCAATGAGTATGGATATTTTAGGTATTAAAAAAGAAGAATTAATCGACGGTATTGAAATCGCTGGAGTTGCGACTTACTTAGGTGATACCGCTGATTCAAATCATAATTTATTTATTTAA
- the tpiA gene encoding triose-phosphate isomerase — MRKPIIAGNWKMFKTRDEALFFILKVSEKMPEKEKVDTVVFAQAPLLRCLITRQGEELRIGAQNIFYEDEGAYTGEISGPLLESYNVEYVLIGHSERRQYFHETDEDVNKKIKAAIRNDLLPIVCVGEKLEERENNLTNDVLERQIKNAFKDIPAIEMKDIVIAYEPIWAIGTGKTASAEQADEACGFIRSQIKKLYGPVVSEGIRIQYGGSVKPANIEELISKENIDGALIGGASLDPDQFIEMANAPLKIKKFIK; from the coding sequence ATGAGAAAACCTATTATCGCTGGTAACTGGAAAATGTTTAAAACAAGAGATGAAGCTTTATTCTTTATCTTGAAAGTTTCAGAGAAAATGCCAGAAAAAGAAAAAGTTGATACAGTTGTTTTTGCTCAAGCACCTTTATTAAGATGTTTAATTACAAGACAAGGTGAAGAATTAAGAATTGGGGCACAAAATATATTTTATGAAGATGAAGGCGCTTATACAGGTGAAATATCTGGTCCTTTATTAGAATCATACAATGTTGAGTATGTCCTTATTGGTCATAGTGAAAGAAGACAGTACTTTCACGAAACTGATGAAGATGTTAATAAGAAGATAAAAGCAGCGATAAGAAATGACTTGTTGCCAATTGTTTGTGTAGGAGAAAAACTAGAAGAAAGAGAAAACAACCTAACAAATGATGTTTTAGAAAGGCAAATCAAAAATGCTTTTAAAGATATTCCAGCCATTGAAATGAAAGATATTGTGATTGCCTATGAACCGATTTGGGCAATTGGAACTGGAAAAACTGCAAGTGCTGAACAAGCAGACGAAGCATGTGGTTTTATTCGTTCACAAATCAAGAAACTTTATGGTCCAGTGGTTTCTGAAGGTATTAGAATTCAGTATGGTGGTTCAGTTAAGCCTGCCAATATTGAAGAATTAATATCTAAAGAAAATATTGACGGAGCCTTAATCGGTGGTGCTTCTTTGGACCCAGATCAATTTATTGAAATGGCCAATGCACCTTTGAAAATAAAAAAATTTATTAAATAA
- a CDS encoding phosphoglycerate kinase, which yields MKKKTLEDINVFEKKVLVRVDFNVPIQDGVITDDNRIVQALPTIQYLLDESAKVILFSHLGRIKKEEDLAKNSLKIVSERLSELLGKEVVFVPETRGEKLEKAINDMKAKDIVMVENTRFEDLDGKKESKNDDDLGAYWASLGDVFVNDAFGTAHRAHASNVGIASRLETAAGYLMEKEIRYIGSTVEEPERPFVAILGGAKVSDKIGVIENLLKVADKVLIGGGMAYTFMKAQGYNIGNSIVENDKLDLANELLEKAKGKIILPKDLVVAEEFSASAPFRVTDYKGIKDTEEGLDVGPKTIKLFKKHLKHAKTVVWNGPLGVFEFENFAKGTEAICEILAHLKNARTIIGGGDSAAAAIQMGYKDKFTHISTGGGASLQFLEGKPLPGIDSIDDSVDCGCGDSHCGH from the coding sequence ATGAAAAAGAAAACCTTAGAAGATATAAATGTTTTTGAAAAAAAAGTTTTAGTAAGAGTGGATTTTAATGTACCTATACAAGATGGTGTGATTACGGATGATAATCGTATCGTCCAAGCTTTACCGACCATCCAATATTTATTGGATGAATCAGCTAAAGTGATTTTATTTTCACATTTAGGAAGAATAAAAAAAGAAGAAGATTTAGCTAAAAATTCATTGAAAATAGTATCAGAGAGATTAAGTGAATTATTGGGTAAAGAAGTCGTTTTTGTTCCTGAAACTAGGGGAGAAAAATTAGAAAAAGCCATTAATGATATGAAAGCAAAAGATATTGTTATGGTTGAAAACACTAGATTCGAGGACTTAGATGGTAAGAAAGAATCTAAGAATGATGATGATTTAGGTGCATATTGGGCAAGCTTAGGTGATGTCTTTGTTAATGATGCTTTCGGGACTGCTCATAGGGCTCATGCTTCAAATGTTGGAATAGCTAGTCGTTTAGAAACAGCTGCTGGTTATTTAATGGAAAAAGAAATTCGTTATATAGGATCTACAGTCGAAGAACCTGAAAGACCTTTTGTGGCTATTTTAGGGGGTGCTAAAGTTTCTGATAAAATAGGTGTTATTGAAAACTTATTAAAGGTCGCTGATAAAGTGTTAATTGGTGGCGGTATGGCTTATACTTTTATGAAAGCACAGGGTTATAATATTGGTAATTCTATTGTTGAAAATGATAAGTTGGATTTAGCAAATGAACTTTTAGAAAAAGCTAAGGGTAAAATTATCTTACCTAAAGATTTAGTTGTAGCGGAAGAGTTTTCAGCTAGTGCACCATTTAGGGTAACTGATTATAAGGGTATAAAAGATACTGAAGAAGGTTTAGATGTTGGCCCTAAAACAATTAAATTATTTAAAAAACATTTGAAACACGCAAAGACTGTTGTATGGAATGGACCTCTTGGTGTATTTGAATTTGAAAATTTCGCTAAAGGTACCGAAGCCATTTGTGAGATTCTTGCTCATTTAAAAAATGCAAGAACCATTATTGGTGGAGGAGATTCTGCAGCCGCAGCTATTCAAATGGGCTATAAAGATAAATTTACACATATATCTACTGGAGGTGGGGCATCACTTCAATTCTTAGAAGGCAAGCCTCTACCTGGTATTGATTCTATCGATGACTCAGTGGATTGTGGATGTGGTGATTCACACTGTGGACACTAA
- a CDS encoding competence protein ComK — MDYIKLINYKIYVCQNQNIRIYDEPIVRFFNRILKDGLVDLKTREYLTKRKFGFKNKIPLVVNQEMAFLCIQSYRLEQAFYINYHQILYWEKSHKSVIIYFKDGHCLKVYSYDIFIKQIDKVKTILNL, encoded by the coding sequence ATGGATTATATTAAATTAATCAATTATAAAATCTATGTATGTCAAAATCAAAATATAAGAATATATGATGAACCCATTGTTCGTTTTTTTAATCGTATCTTAAAAGATGGTTTGGTTGATCTAAAGACTAGAGAATATTTAACAAAAAGAAAGTTTGGTTTTAAGAATAAAATACCCCTTGTGGTCAATCAAGAGATGGCTTTTTTATGTATTCAATCCTATCGGCTTGAACAAGCCTTTTATATTAACTATCATCAAATTTTGTATTGGGAAAAATCTCACAAATCAGTGATCATTTATTTTAAAGATGGACATTGCCTGAAAGTCTATTCGTATGATATATTTATCAAGCAAATTGACAAAGTAAAAACGATATTAAATTTATGA
- a CDS encoding cyclic-di-AMP receptor, whose translation MKLVMAVVSNDDANLVIKTLIQSDFFVTKLATTGGFLKSGNTTIIIGVQDDRMDECIELISEHSKQRTKLVPNAISSEFGIFSSTPVEVQVGGATIFVLDVEQFIKT comes from the coding sequence ATGAAACTAGTCATGGCGGTTGTATCAAATGATGATGCGAATTTAGTCATCAAGACTTTGATTCAATCAGATTTCTTTGTAACAAAACTCGCAACGACAGGTGGTTTTTTAAAAAGCGGAAATACCACAATCATTATAGGTGTTCAAGATGATAGAATGGATGAATGCATTGAGTTAATTTCAGAACATTCTAAGCAAAGGACAAAATTAGTGCCTAATGCTATATCTAGTGAATTTGGAATTTTTTCTTCTACACCCGTTGAAGTACAAGTAGGTGGTGCCACTATCTTCGTATTAGATGTGGAACAATTCATAAAAACATAA
- a CDS encoding HAAS signaling domain-containing protein has translation MSKEKYLEKLEYYLQESNFDREEIQDILEEYTMIIDEAIDNGILEEELEEHIGQPRELVRHLRKTVVIKRVKKNRLVALSPFIAMIVFFGLGFAKGWWNVAWLAFLLIPISGIISSKRKSPMKSLIELAPLISLLIFLAIGLSFKVWRPTWVIFFIIPALSILEKRQTYRVISFIVFISLPILYVLSFYFFPFRFNWLILLAMVLPAFYSNVIFSFRINGLRDRRIEMLIGMLVLTLLTVYIVFGSLYDIWHPLWLIFLLVPVASILLSSARMNQKISLVALSPFVAITLFFLFGYFFNGYYWSWMFFFLIPMTAIIKNS, from the coding sequence ATGAGTAAGGAAAAGTATTTAGAAAAGTTAGAATATTATTTACAGGAATCAAATTTTGATCGTGAGGAAATTCAAGATATTTTAGAAGAATATACCATGATTATTGATGAAGCAATTGATAATGGTATTTTAGAAGAAGAACTTGAAGAACATATTGGTCAACCTCGTGAGTTGGTTAGACATCTACGTAAAACAGTGGTTATAAAAAGAGTCAAGAAAAATCGTTTGGTTGCCTTATCTCCTTTTATAGCAATGATTGTCTTTTTTGGTTTAGGTTTTGCTAAAGGCTGGTGGAATGTTGCTTGGTTAGCTTTTCTTTTAATTCCAATTTCAGGTATCATCTCATCTAAAAGAAAATCACCAATGAAATCATTGATTGAGTTAGCGCCACTGATTTCCTTACTTATCTTTTTAGCTATTGGTTTATCTTTTAAGGTTTGGCGTCCGACTTGGGTTATTTTCTTTATAATTCCAGCTTTATCGATTTTAGAGAAAAGACAAACTTATAGGGTTATTTCATTTATTGTATTTATTTCATTACCAATTTTATACGTCTTGTCATTTTATTTCTTTCCATTTAGGTTTAATTGGCTGATATTATTGGCTATGGTTTTACCTGCCTTTTACTCTAATGTTATTTTTTCTTTCAGAATTAATGGATTAAGGGATAGAAGAATTGAAATGTTGATTGGAATGTTGGTCTTAACTTTATTGACAGTTTATATTGTTTTTGGTTCCTTGTATGATATCTGGCATCCTTTATGGTTGATTTTCTTATTGGTGCCTGTTGCTTCAATTCTATTATCATCAGCAAGAATGAATCAAAAAATATCCTTGGTTGCTTTATCACCATTTGTAGCAATTACTCTATTTTTCTTATTTGGATATTTTTTCAATGGATATTATTGGTCTTGGATGTTTTTCTTCTTAATTCCTATGACAGCAATCATTAAAAATTCATAA
- a CDS encoding PadR family transcriptional regulator, producing MNTQMKKGIVELCIMKLIQHKKSSTFEILSKMKNLEVSENTIYPILRRLYSDGFLKQEKANNEVGAPRKYYDLTDRGLEQLNLLMGEWEEFTHSVNQILKGENHE from the coding sequence ATGAATACCCAAATGAAAAAAGGTATTGTCGAATTATGTATTATGAAGTTGATTCAACATAAGAAATCATCAACATTTGAAATTCTCTCAAAAATGAAAAACTTAGAAGTATCTGAGAATACTATATATCCTATATTAAGACGTTTATATAGTGATGGTTTTTTAAAACAAGAGAAAGCTAATAATGAAGTTGGTGCACCAAGAAAGTATTATGATTTAACAGACAGGGGTTTAGAACAATTAAATTTATTGATGGGTGAGTGGGAAGAGTTTACACATTCAGTGAATCAAATATTAAAGGGGGAAAATCATGAGTAA